In the genome of Tripterygium wilfordii isolate XIE 37 chromosome 19, ASM1340144v1, whole genome shotgun sequence, one region contains:
- the LOC119985505 gene encoding uncharacterized protein LOC119985505: protein MDLMNKVFRLYLDKFVVVFIDDILIYSKTIDAHARHLQIILETLREHQLYAKLSKCELWLEQVAFLRHVISAQGVTVDNATMKAMERWETSKNPTEVRSFLGLAVYYRRLTNSLVLILSNEQEDYDMYSDASKRGLDLETLPLWCLISSFIDHKSLKYLLDQRELNLRQRRWLEMLKDYDTIESHPRKANVVADALSRKSELEPRKKRYGVTSTKLEIELLKTGI, encoded by the exons ATGGATCTTATGAATAAAGTGTTTCGACTGTATTTAGACAAGTTCGTTGTTGTATTCATTGACGACATACTTATCTATTCAAAGACGATTGATGCTCATGCAAGACATTTACAGATTATATTGGAAACCTTGAGAGAAcatcaattatatgctaagttgagcaAGTGTGAATTATGGCTAGAACAAGTGGCATTTTTAAGACATGTAATCTCCGCTCAAGGAGTAACGGTTGACAATGCAACAATGAAGGCTATGGAACGATGGGAAACCTCGAAGAATCCTACGGAGGTTAGGAGTTTCTTGGGATTAGCTGTATATTATCGAAG ATTGACTAACTCACTGGTTTTGATACTTTCAAATGAACAAGAGGATTATGATATGTATAGTGACGCTTCGAAGAGAGGACtag ATTTAGAGACACTACCTTTATGGTGTCTGATTTCGAGTTTCATTGATCATAAGAGTTTGAAGTATTTATTAGATCAAAGAGAGCTGAATTTGAGGCAACGTAGGTGGCTGGAAATGTTGAAGGATTATGATACTATTGAGTCTCACCCTAGGAAGGCCAATGTAGTGGCTGACGCTTTGAGTAGGAAGTCAGAGTTAgaaccaagaaagaagagatatGGAGTAACGAGTACTAAACTTGAAATAGAACTATTGAAGACCGGGATTTAG